From Psychroflexus torquis ATCC 700755, the proteins below share one genomic window:
- the rlmB gene encoding 23S rRNA (guanosine(2251)-2'-O)-methyltransferase RlmB, translated as MEESHVIFGIHSIVEALRQGKDIEKIILLRDSDNPKLKEIEGLAEQNTIKVSYVPIQKFKKYEQLNHQGAIAHTSKISYSDFEETVEKVLEIKEKPLFLLLDGITDVRNLGAILRTAECTGVDAVILPKSGSAQVNNETIKTSAGAAFNIPICKVNHLKDALFYLKSSGVEIVAVTEKTNTSVYELELNKPLALLMGGEGEGIQPSILKMADVKGKLPMLGSIESLNVSVACGVILYECLRQQNMTITK; from the coding sequence ATGGAAGAGTCCCACGTCATTTTTGGAATACATAGCATTGTTGAAGCCTTAAGACAAGGCAAAGACATCGAAAAAATCATCTTATTACGGGATTCTGACAATCCTAAGCTTAAAGAGATTGAAGGTCTGGCAGAGCAGAACACAATAAAGGTATCCTACGTCCCTATTCAAAAGTTTAAAAAATACGAACAACTAAACCACCAAGGGGCTATTGCCCATACTTCAAAAATAAGCTATAGTGATTTTGAAGAAACTGTTGAAAAGGTTTTAGAAATCAAGGAAAAACCTTTGTTCTTACTTTTAGATGGTATTACCGATGTAAGAAACTTAGGAGCAATTCTAAGGACAGCAGAATGTACTGGTGTGGATGCAGTCATTCTTCCTAAGAGTGGAAGCGCACAAGTCAACAACGAAACTATAAAAACCTCTGCTGGAGCAGCTTTTAATATTCCTATATGTAAAGTAAATCATCTTAAAGATGCTTTATTCTATTTAAAATCATCTGGTGTAGAAATTGTTGCGGTGACAGAAAAAACAAATACATCCGTTTATGAATTGGAACTCAATAAACCACTAGCTCTTCTTATGGGTGGTGAAGGAGAAGGAATCCAACCAAGCATACTCAAAATGGCTGATGTAAAAGGAAAACTTCCTATGTTAGGCAGTATAGAATCTTTAAACGTTTCCGTAGCCTGTGGTGTCATCTTATATGAATGCCTAAGGCAGCAAAATATGACAATTACCAAATAA
- a CDS encoding rhomboid family intramembrane serine protease, with protein MKTKNPIDQHHQSSLASAILWPLLIVVSLWIVYWIEIRFRFNFTSFGVYPRQVKGLFGIFASPFIHSGIDHLYKNSIPLLVLLASLFYFYKDIAWKALLIGLLSSGVLTWIIARPSFHIGASGIVYFLASFLFFKGILSRNYRLVALALIVVFLYGSLVWGTMPGEPGISWEGHLSGFSSGFLLSFFLKSSHFLDLPLYNKPKKTNSEDEFMKQFDENGNFKPLDTDHKESNFSQSSTANQIEINYKAEDKE; from the coding sequence ATGAAGACCAAAAACCCCATAGACCAACATCATCAATCTTCCTTAGCCTCAGCTATTCTATGGCCACTTTTAATTGTAGTCTCACTATGGATTGTTTATTGGATTGAAATCAGGTTTAGATTTAACTTTACCTCCTTTGGGGTTTACCCAAGACAGGTAAAAGGACTATTTGGTATTTTTGCTTCACCATTCATTCATAGTGGGATAGATCACCTCTATAAAAATTCAATTCCGCTTCTAGTTCTCTTAGCTAGTTTATTTTATTTTTATAAAGACATAGCCTGGAAAGCATTGCTTATTGGATTGCTTAGCTCAGGAGTATTAACTTGGATTATTGCAAGACCTTCATTTCATATTGGAGCAAGCGGTATAGTTTATTTCTTAGCTTCTTTTTTGTTTTTCAAAGGCATACTCTCTAGAAATTATAGGCTAGTCGCCCTAGCCCTTATCGTGGTCTTTTTATATGGAAGTTTAGTTTGGGGAACTATGCCTGGTGAACCAGGCATTTCTTGGGAAGGCCATTTGTCTGGATTTAGCTCTGGATTCCTTTTGAGCTTTTTTCTTAAATCTTCGCATTTTTTGGATCTTCCCCTTTATAATAAGCCTAAGAAAACGAATTCAGAAGATGAATTTATGAAACAATTTGATGAAAATGGCAATTTTAAGCCTTTAGATACAGACCATAAAGAATCCAACTTTTCACAATCTTCAACTGCAAATCAAATAGAAATCAACTATAAGGCCGAGGATAAAGAGTGA
- a CDS encoding replication-associated recombination protein A produces the protein MKAPLAERLRPKQLSDYLSQTHLIGEKGTISQMIKRDLIPSIILWGPPGIGKTTLANLISKETKRSFFTLSAISSGVKDVREVIQKAKQDQGLFEQKNPILFIDEIHRFSKSQQDSLLGAVEKGWITLIGATTENPSFEVIPALLSRCQVYTLNEFSKEDLILLLNRAKSEDEYLSKKNITLKETTSLLRLSGGDARKLLNMFELIVNSVDDENIIITNDLVEEKIQQKTARYDKTGGQHYDIISAFIKSIRGSDPNAAVYWLARMIEGGEDVKFIARRLIILSSEDIGNANPTALIMANNTFQAVNTIGFPEARIILSQCVIYLATSQKSNASYQAIKDAQALIKETGDLSVPLTLRNAPTKLMKDLGYGNEYKYAHNYENNFIQTEFMPEDLTDKVLFNPGKNKREDQLRQFLKQKWTGKYSY, from the coding sequence ATGAAAGCACCTTTAGCTGAAAGATTACGACCAAAACAACTTTCCGATTACTTAAGTCAGACTCACCTTATTGGTGAAAAAGGAACTATTTCTCAAATGATAAAACGAGATTTAATACCGTCAATAATCCTTTGGGGACCTCCAGGCATTGGTAAAACCACCTTGGCAAACTTGATTTCTAAAGAAACCAAGAGAAGCTTTTTTACTTTATCAGCCATAAGCAGTGGGGTGAAAGACGTGAGAGAAGTTATCCAAAAAGCCAAACAAGATCAAGGTTTATTTGAGCAAAAAAATCCTATTTTATTTATAGATGAGATCCATAGGTTTAGCAAATCACAGCAAGATTCACTTTTGGGGGCTGTAGAAAAAGGCTGGATTACCCTTATAGGAGCTACTACAGAAAATCCAAGTTTTGAAGTTATTCCAGCACTGCTTTCCCGCTGCCAAGTTTATACCCTTAATGAATTTTCTAAAGAAGACTTAATTCTGCTTTTAAATAGAGCAAAATCTGAAGACGAGTATCTTTCAAAAAAAAATATCACTCTAAAAGAGACGACTTCTCTACTTCGATTAAGCGGAGGTGATGCCAGAAAACTTCTGAATATGTTTGAGCTGATCGTTAATTCTGTAGATGATGAGAACATCATTATTACAAATGATCTCGTTGAAGAAAAAATTCAACAGAAAACGGCTAGATATGATAAAACGGGAGGGCAACATTATGATATCATATCAGCTTTTATAAAATCGATAAGGGGAAGCGATCCCAATGCAGCTGTATACTGGCTAGCAAGAATGATAGAAGGTGGTGAAGACGTCAAGTTTATTGCCAGAAGGCTTATCATTTTATCTAGCGAAGACATTGGGAATGCAAATCCCACCGCACTTATTATGGCTAATAACACCTTCCAAGCCGTGAATACAATTGGTTTTCCCGAGGCTAGAATAATTTTAAGTCAATGTGTGATTTATTTAGCGACCTCCCAAAAAAGCAATGCCTCTTACCAAGCGATAAAAGATGCACAAGCCCTCATAAAAGAAACTGGAGACCTTTCTGTACCCCTTACTCTAAGAAATGCTCCTACCAAATTGATGAAAGACCTAGGCTATGGGAATGAATACAAATATGCCCATAACTATGAAAACAATTTTATTCAAACTGAGTTTATGCCCGAAGACTTAACAGATAAAGTTTTATTTAACCCAGGAAAAAACAAAAGAGAAGACCAATTAAGACAGTTTTTAAAACAAAAATGGACAGGCAAGTATAGCTATTAG
- a CDS encoding YjjG family noncanonical pyrimidine nucleotidase: MKEITDIFFDLDHTLWDFDKNSELTFETIFKSYNVDLPLNDFLQVYLPVNRKYWKLFREGKIEQKDLRFQRLSEVFDTLKFSASEQLIDDLSQAYIDQLPNYNHLFPNTFEVLDYLSASYKLHIITNGFYDVQHKKLGNSKLSPYFQTITTSDDAGVKKPNRIIFDYALDLAKTKHSQSIMIGDSLEADVEGAKAIGIEAIFFGYDANYKGIQIQNLNELKSYF, encoded by the coding sequence ATGAAAGAGATAACCGATATTTTTTTTGATCTAGATCACACGCTTTGGGATTTTGACAAAAACTCAGAACTTACTTTTGAAACTATTTTTAAAAGCTACAATGTCGATCTACCCCTAAACGATTTTCTGCAGGTTTACTTACCTGTGAATAGGAAGTATTGGAAGCTTTTTAGGGAGGGTAAGATCGAGCAAAAAGACCTGAGATTCCAGCGTTTGAGCGAAGTGTTTGATACGCTTAAGTTCTCTGCATCAGAACAGCTCATCGATGATTTATCTCAAGCTTATATAGATCAATTGCCAAATTACAACCACTTGTTCCCCAACACATTTGAGGTGCTGGATTATTTATCTGCTAGCTATAAGCTCCATATTATTACCAACGGCTTTTATGATGTGCAACATAAGAAGCTAGGGAATTCAAAGTTGTCTCCTTACTTTCAAACAATAACCACTTCGGATGATGCAGGAGTCAAAAAACCTAATAGGATTATTTTTGATTATGCCTTAGACCTAGCAAAAACAAAGCACTCCCAGAGTATCATGATAGGCGATAGTCTAGAAGCGGATGTAGAAGGTGCAAAGGCTATAGGGATAGAGGCCATATTTTTTGGATATGATGCAAATTACAAAGGGATTCAAATTCAAAATTTAAATGAACTCAAATCTTATTTTTAA
- a CDS encoding polysaccharide deacetylase family protein — protein MELLVYIPKQTPRINYIFRHMCGRILGFKVKFCTKVEDFIAFEGVKFSYAKKKLGNEVFIQKFGLLDEQGINDLNFSVDHWEEVPCFFRVSSESEIPFDIFSAAFYLITRYEEYQPHVKNDVDSYPIEESLAHQYDFLKQPVVDVWTYKLKKILEAKFPKISFPKREFNSHFLIAVSKAFEHRHNGFVRFVGASFRDIFQLQIKSLFERFKTMLRLQPDPFDIYDELIGFAKENKLKFDFYFQLSNYSRYSKSISYNKRIYHNLIKSMGDYGDLGLLPGFEGLHDYEILEKEIKRWEGIVNRSLVKTLIKNYHLNFPDAYLNFNKLEVEKDFSMGYQKNIGFRAGTCTAFQFYDLNLEQVSGLVIQPYVLNSRILKGIDIYEKIEELKQLKSAIVSVDGQMNFIFENSDFVDRYSKNAIFALMKEMKQ, from the coding sequence ATGGAACTATTAGTTTACATTCCAAAACAAACTCCAAGAATCAACTATATCTTTAGACACATGTGTGGAAGGATACTGGGGTTTAAAGTCAAATTTTGCACGAAAGTTGAAGATTTCATTGCTTTCGAGGGCGTAAAGTTTTCTTACGCTAAGAAAAAATTGGGCAATGAAGTTTTTATCCAAAAGTTTGGTTTATTGGATGAGCAAGGGATTAACGATCTTAATTTCAGTGTGGATCATTGGGAAGAGGTTCCGTGCTTTTTTCGAGTCTCTTCAGAAAGTGAAATTCCTTTTGATATTTTTTCAGCAGCATTCTATTTAATTACACGATACGAAGAATATCAGCCTCATGTCAAAAATGATGTCGATTCTTATCCTATTGAAGAAAGTTTGGCCCACCAATATGATTTTCTAAAACAGCCTGTGGTGGATGTTTGGACTTATAAGCTAAAAAAAATATTGGAGGCTAAGTTTCCTAAAATCAGTTTTCCAAAGCGAGAGTTTAACAGTCATTTTTTGATAGCAGTGTCCAAAGCTTTTGAACATAGACACAATGGTTTCGTAAGATTTGTGGGAGCTTCTTTTAGGGATATTTTTCAACTCCAGATCAAATCTCTTTTTGAACGCTTTAAGACTATGTTGAGGCTTCAGCCAGATCCTTTTGATATTTATGATGAACTTATAGGTTTTGCAAAAGAGAATAAATTGAAGTTCGATTTCTACTTTCAATTGAGCAACTATTCTAGGTACAGTAAAAGTATAAGTTATAATAAAAGGATTTATCACAACCTTATTAAATCTATGGGAGATTACGGAGATCTTGGACTTTTGCCTGGTTTTGAAGGACTCCATGACTATGAAATTCTCGAGAAAGAAATAAAACGTTGGGAGGGCATAGTCAACAGAAGTTTAGTAAAAACTCTTATAAAGAATTACCATCTTAATTTTCCAGATGCCTATCTCAATTTCAACAAGTTGGAAGTTGAGAAAGATTTTTCTATGGGTTATCAAAAAAATATAGGCTTTCGGGCAGGGACTTGTACCGCTTTCCAATTTTATGATTTGAATTTGGAGCAAGTGTCTGGACTGGTTATACAGCCTTATGTTTTAAATTCCAGGATTTTAAAAGGCATAGATATTTATGAAAAAATCGAGGAACTGAAGCAATTAAAATCCGCTATAGTATCAGTTGATGGACAAATGAATTTTATATTTGAAAATTCAGATTTTGTAGATCGCTATTCTAAAAATGCCATATTTGCACTCATGAAAGAAATGAAACAATGA
- the radC gene encoding RadC family protein, with the protein MKPSSKSFSIKNWSEGDRPREKLIHKGKSSLSDAELLAILIGSGNREESAVELCKRILHASENSLQKLAKFNLSQLQDFKGIGEAKAISIIAALEIGNRRGAESVKELNKISTSKDVFTIMHPFLGDLDHEQFWILMLNNSNKIIYKYPLSKGGITSTMVDTRLVYKSALAHGSTALILVHNHPSGTLQPSQADKTITQKLKNAGDLLDIKILDHIIVTEKTYFSFADEGIL; encoded by the coding sequence ATGAAACCCTCCTCAAAATCTTTTAGCATAAAGAATTGGTCTGAAGGTGATAGACCAAGAGAAAAGTTAATTCATAAAGGTAAATCTAGCTTAAGTGATGCAGAACTTTTAGCGATTTTAATAGGCTCTGGTAATAGGGAAGAGAGTGCTGTTGAGCTTTGTAAACGGATTTTACATGCTTCTGAAAACAGTCTGCAGAAACTCGCTAAATTCAATTTAAGCCAACTTCAAGATTTTAAAGGAATTGGTGAAGCCAAAGCGATTAGTATCATCGCAGCACTCGAGATTGGAAATAGGAGAGGAGCAGAGTCTGTTAAAGAGCTTAATAAAATTTCTACAAGTAAGGATGTATTTACGATAATGCATCCTTTTTTAGGGGATTTGGATCATGAGCAGTTTTGGATACTGATGCTGAACAATTCCAATAAAATTATTTATAAATATCCCTTAAGCAAAGGTGGAATTACGTCCACTATGGTAGACACGCGTTTGGTTTATAAAAGTGCTTTGGCTCATGGCTCTACAGCTCTTATTTTGGTTCATAATCATCCTTCTGGAACCTTGCAACCTAGCCAAGCCGATAAAACCATCACCCAAAAACTGAAAAATGCCGGTGACCTGCTGGATATAAAGATTCTGGACCATATTATTGTAACAGAAAAAACTTATTTTAGCTTTGCTGATGAAGGTATACTTTAA
- a CDS encoding FMN-binding negative transcriptional regulator: MSYLPSHFTSESWESVKTFIELFPLATLISLHDQEIFTSHIPFIIYNDKLVGHINKENPQFQHIHKSQVELIFHAGDAYISPSEFETDELPTFNFAKVHLKGKANFIEEPTMVESLIAMTNQLDFNFKLESNHPKIPVLKHFIQGLEVSIDEFHGRFKMSQDKSESHFNKAKTLLKKSQEKRLNLFLNTLSQ; this comes from the coding sequence ATGAGCTATTTACCAAGTCATTTTACATCCGAAAGTTGGGAATCTGTAAAAACCTTTATCGAGTTATTTCCGCTAGCCACGCTAATCAGTCTCCACGACCAAGAAATTTTTACGTCGCACATCCCTTTTATAATTTACAACGATAAATTGGTAGGACATATTAACAAAGAGAATCCACAATTTCAGCATATCCACAAGTCCCAGGTAGAACTTATCTTTCACGCAGGCGATGCTTACATTTCTCCCTCAGAATTTGAAACTGATGAACTCCCTACTTTTAATTTTGCAAAAGTTCATTTAAAAGGGAAAGCCAACTTTATTGAAGAACCTACAATGGTAGAAAGTTTAATAGCAATGACCAACCAATTGGATTTCAACTTTAAGCTTGAATCAAACCATCCTAAAATTCCTGTATTAAAGCATTTTATACAAGGCCTTGAAGTCTCTATAGATGAGTTCCACGGAAGGTTCAAGATGAGCCAAGACAAATCTGAATCTCATTTCAATAAAGCTAAAACACTCCTCAAAAAAAGTCAGGAAAAACGCTTAAATCTGTTTTTAAACACCTTAAGTCAGTAA
- a CDS encoding UDP-N-acetylmuramate--L-alanine ligase: MHIHFIAIGGSAMHNLAIALHEKGDQVTGSDDEIFEPSKTRLKVKGLLPEEFGWFPEKLTSDIDAVILGMHAKADNPELLKATELGLKIYSYPEYLFEHSKQKTRVVIGGSHGKTTITAMILHVMHYHDKEVDFMVGAQLEGFDTMVHLTEENDFILLEGDEYLSSALDRRPKFHLYQPNIALLSGIAWDHINVFPTFENYVDQFELFLDSMTNGSTLVYNEEDDILTQLALNAKKPTRKHAYSTPEHTIDDAVTYLETPEGPLPVEVFGKHNLQNIAGAKWICQHMGVDQDDFYEAINSFKGASKRLEKIAESNKAIVFKDYAHSPSKVLATTKAVKAQFSSKVVLACLELHTYSSLNSEFLKEYKEALNAADEAVVFYSPKALEIKQLEAITEEQIFEAFGRKDLKIFTNPEAFREFLKSKSYLDQVLLLMSSGNYGGLDFEEIKKWIQ; this comes from the coding sequence ATGCATATACATTTTATAGCGATAGGTGGAAGCGCCATGCACAATCTTGCAATCGCCTTACATGAAAAGGGAGACCAAGTCACAGGTAGTGATGACGAAATCTTTGAGCCTTCCAAAACTAGGCTAAAAGTAAAGGGTTTACTACCTGAGGAGTTTGGTTGGTTTCCAGAAAAGTTAACATCAGATATAGACGCTGTTATTCTTGGTATGCATGCCAAAGCAGACAACCCAGAACTTCTAAAAGCTACAGAATTAGGTCTTAAAATTTATTCTTATCCAGAATATCTTTTTGAACATTCCAAGCAAAAAACTAGGGTAGTGATAGGAGGTTCTCATGGTAAGACTACCATTACTGCTATGATTCTACATGTGATGCATTATCACGATAAAGAAGTAGATTTTATGGTTGGAGCACAATTGGAAGGCTTTGATACTATGGTTCACCTAACCGAAGAGAACGACTTCATTTTATTGGAAGGGGATGAATATTTGAGTTCGGCATTAGATAGACGACCAAAGTTTCATCTATATCAACCCAACATCGCTTTGCTAAGTGGAATTGCCTGGGACCATATCAATGTCTTTCCCACCTTCGAAAATTATGTAGATCAGTTTGAATTATTTCTTGATTCCATGACCAATGGGAGTACTTTGGTTTACAATGAGGAAGATGATATACTCACTCAACTGGCTTTAAATGCTAAAAAGCCTACTCGAAAACATGCCTATTCTACTCCAGAACACACCATAGATGACGCGGTAACCTATTTGGAAACTCCAGAAGGCCCATTGCCTGTGGAAGTTTTTGGAAAGCATAACTTACAAAATATAGCAGGGGCAAAATGGATTTGTCAACATATGGGGGTAGACCAAGATGATTTCTACGAAGCGATCAATAGCTTTAAAGGGGCGTCCAAAAGGCTGGAAAAAATAGCAGAATCTAATAAAGCTATCGTTTTTAAAGATTATGCGCATTCCCCCTCCAAAGTTTTAGCCACGACAAAAGCGGTGAAAGCACAATTTTCTTCGAAGGTAGTTTTAGCTTGTTTAGAGCTTCATACATATAGCAGCTTGAATTCAGAGTTTTTGAAAGAGTACAAAGAAGCTTTGAATGCGGCAGATGAAGCTGTGGTGTTTTACTCTCCTAAAGCTTTAGAAATTAAACAGCTTGAAGCTATTACCGAAGAACAAATTTTTGAGGCTTTTGGAAGAAAAGATCTAAAAATATTTACCAATCCTGAAGCTTTTAGAGAGTTTTTGAAGTCAAAGTCTTATTTAGACCAGGTTTTGTTACTGATGAGCAGTGGGAATTATGGAGGATTGGATTTTGAAGAAATCAAAAAGTGGATTCAATAA
- the ahcY gene encoding adenosylhomocysteinase — translation MSMETLHYTPYKVKDISLADWGRREIELAESEMPGLMALREEFGKQKPLTGSRIAGCLHMTIQTAVLIETLVELGAEVTWSSCNIFSTQDHAAAAIAEAGVAVYAWKGMTEEEFNWCIEQTLFFGEDRKPLNMILDDGGDLTNMVLDDFPELADAIKGLSEETTTGVHRLYERVKNGTLPMPAINVNDSVTKSKFDNKYGCRESAVDAIRRATDLMLAGKRVIVCGYGDVGKGTAASFSGAGSIVTVTEIDPICALQAAMDGFEVKKLETVAPTADIIITTTGNKDIIRAKHFEAFKDKTIVCNIGHFDNEIDVAWLKKNHGDTRVEIKPQVDKYTINGKDIILLAEGRLVNLGCATGHPSFVMSNSFTNQTLAQIELWQNVDKYKNEVYMLPKHLDEKVAKLHLERLGVELTELETDQADYIGVEVKGPFKPEYYRY, via the coding sequence ATGAGTATGGAAACATTACATTATACTCCTTACAAAGTTAAAGATATTTCTTTGGCAGATTGGGGACGTCGCGAAATAGAGTTAGCAGAATCAGAAATGCCAGGTTTAATGGCGTTGAGAGAAGAGTTTGGAAAACAGAAACCTTTGACAGGCTCTCGCATAGCTGGTTGCTTACACATGACCATCCAAACTGCTGTGTTAATTGAAACACTCGTTGAGCTTGGTGCTGAGGTAACGTGGAGTTCTTGTAATATTTTTTCTACTCAAGACCATGCAGCAGCAGCCATTGCAGAAGCTGGAGTTGCTGTTTATGCTTGGAAGGGAATGACGGAAGAAGAATTCAACTGGTGTATAGAGCAAACTTTGTTTTTCGGGGAAGATAGAAAGCCCTTAAACATGATTTTGGATGATGGTGGTGATTTAACTAACATGGTTCTTGACGACTTTCCAGAACTTGCAGATGCTATAAAAGGTTTATCTGAAGAAACAACTACTGGGGTCCATAGGCTTTATGAGAGAGTGAAAAATGGAACTTTGCCTATGCCAGCTATCAATGTAAACGATAGTGTGACCAAATCTAAATTTGACAATAAATATGGGTGTAGGGAAAGTGCTGTAGATGCCATACGAAGAGCAACAGACCTCATGCTTGCTGGAAAACGTGTTATCGTTTGTGGGTATGGTGATGTTGGTAAAGGTACCGCTGCCTCTTTTAGTGGAGCAGGTTCCATCGTTACAGTAACAGAAATAGACCCTATTTGTGCTTTACAAGCGGCTATGGATGGTTTTGAAGTTAAGAAATTAGAAACTGTAGCTCCAACGGCAGATATTATTATTACGACAACAGGTAATAAAGACATCATTAGAGCTAAGCATTTTGAAGCTTTTAAAGACAAAACTATAGTTTGTAATATCGGTCATTTTGATAATGAAATTGATGTAGCTTGGTTGAAAAAGAATCACGGCGATACCCGTGTGGAAATCAAACCACAGGTCGATAAGTATACAATAAATGGTAAAGACATTATTTTATTAGCTGAAGGTCGTCTTGTGAATTTAGGATGCGCAACAGGCCACCCAAGTTTTGTGATGAGTAACTCCTTTACTAACCAAACTCTTGCTCAAATAGAGTTATGGCAAAATGTAGACAAGTATAAAAATGAAGTATACATGCTCCCAAAACACTTGGATGAGAAAGTAGCAAAACTCCATTTAGAACGTCTTGGAGTTGAACTCACAGAGTTGGAAACCGATCAAGCTGATTATATTGGTGTAGAAGTTAAAGGTCCATTTAAACCTGAATATTATAGGTACTAG
- a CDS encoding 4'-phosphopantetheinyl transferase family protein: MPIYKRITVDKDTTALIWKIEESLESLEEGVELTDYCRERYDGMKSQIHKKGFMSIRHLLKEFGYSDFDLDYDTKGKPHLNDGHKISITHSFEFTAVIVSTKKVGIDIEKQRDKIKLIAPKFTPIEEYEALGDTGDLIRKLTIVWGAKESLYKLYGKKGLLFLHDIFVNDFEISSQKTTARVTSNNEITFYNLNFLEFENFTCVYAIAND; the protein is encoded by the coding sequence ATGCCGATTTACAAAAGAATAACAGTAGATAAAGATACAACCGCCCTCATCTGGAAGATAGAAGAATCTTTAGAAAGTCTAGAAGAGGGCGTCGAGTTAACTGATTATTGCAGGGAGCGATACGACGGCATGAAATCTCAGATCCATAAAAAAGGATTTATGAGCATCAGGCATTTACTCAAGGAATTTGGATATTCAGATTTTGATTTAGACTACGACACTAAAGGCAAACCTCATCTTAACGATGGTCATAAGATTTCTATTACTCACTCTTTCGAATTTACAGCAGTTATAGTATCCACTAAAAAAGTTGGAATTGATATCGAGAAACAACGCGACAAAATAAAACTCATCGCACCAAAGTTCACCCCTATTGAAGAATATGAAGCTCTTGGAGATACAGGAGATCTCATTAGAAAATTGACCATTGTTTGGGGAGCAAAAGAATCTCTTTATAAGCTTTACGGAAAAAAAGGATTGCTTTTTTTACATGATATCTTTGTGAACGATTTTGAAATTTCAAGTCAGAAAACTACTGCTAGGGTAACTTCAAATAATGAAATTACTTTTTACAACTTAAATTTTCTTGAGTTCGAAAATTTCACTTGTGTGTATGCTATTGCCAATGATTAA